One Keratinibaculum paraultunense genomic window carries:
- the cysK gene encoding cysteine synthase A, which translates to MKFDSIYEIIGRTPLIKINNNDEQNIAQILVKVESFNPAGSIKDRAALYMIKNAEDEGILKKGGTIIEPTSGNTGIAIAMIGAVKGYKVIIVMPDTMSIERRKLMEGYGAKVILTEGKYGMAGSVEFAKKLADENGYFMPDQFDNINNVKAHYETTGLEILEDTKGNVDAFVAGVGTGGTITGVGKRLKEVNPNTLIVAVEPKKSPLLSEGKVGPHGIQGIGANFVPSILDKSIIDEIIQVDEKEAYIQVKKLGKSEGILCGISSGANMFAAIKVAKKLGKDKTVVTVLPDTGERYLSTDLFNGA; encoded by the coding sequence ATGAAATTTGATAGTATTTATGAAATCATAGGAAGAACACCTTTAATTAAAATAAATAATAATGATGAACAAAATATAGCACAGATATTAGTAAAAGTTGAGTCTTTTAATCCTGCAGGTAGTATAAAGGATAGAGCAGCACTATATATGATTAAAAATGCAGAAGATGAAGGGATATTAAAAAAAGGTGGGACCATAATAGAACCAACTAGTGGTAATACTGGAATTGCTATTGCTATGATAGGTGCAGTGAAGGGTTATAAAGTAATAATAGTAATGCCTGATACTATGAGCATTGAAAGAAGAAAATTGATGGAAGGTTATGGAGCTAAAGTTATATTAACGGAAGGAAAATATGGAATGGCTGGTTCTGTAGAATTTGCAAAAAAGCTTGCTGATGAAAATGGATATTTTATGCCAGATCAATTTGATAATATAAATAATGTTAAAGCTCATTATGAAACTACAGGATTAGAGATATTAGAAGATACAAAAGGAAATGTGGATGCATTTGTAGCAGGAGTTGGAACTGGTGGGACTATAACTGGAGTAGGCAAAAGGCTCAAAGAGGTTAATCCAAATACATTGATAGTAGCGGTAGAACCTAAAAAATCTCCTTTATTATCAGAAGGTAAAGTTGGTCCTCATGGAATACAAGGGATAGGAGCAAATTTTGTACCAAGTATCTTAGATAAAAGTATTATTGATGAAATAATTCAAGTAGATGAAAAGGAAGCCTATATTCAGGTAAAAAAATTAGGCAAAAGTGAAGGTATACTTTGCGGGATATCTTCTGGAGCTAACATGTTTGCAGCTATAAAAGTAGCAAAAAAACTTGGTAAAGATAAAACAGTAGTTACAGTTCTTCCTGATACAGGAGAAAGATATTTATCTACAGATTTATTTAATGGAGCGTGA
- the epsC gene encoding serine O-acetyltransferase EpsC, producing MIRFIIEEAKNILRKDPAVKSLFEAIFCYPSIKALLYHRWAHKLYNKNRYTLARIISQRARHKTGIEIHPGAKIGKNFFIDHGMGVVIGETAEVGNNVTIYHGVTLGGIGDDSNAKRHPTVEDNVMIGAGAKVLGPITIGKGAKIGANAVVLKDVPPYTTVVGVPGKVVKSNKEDNLMYVI from the coding sequence ATGATTAGATTTATAATAGAAGAAGCTAAAAATATATTAAGAAAGGATCCAGCAGTAAAATCCTTATTTGAGGCAATATTTTGCTATCCTAGTATAAAGGCTTTATTATATCATAGATGGGCCCATAAGCTATATAATAAAAATAGGTATACATTAGCAAGAATTATATCTCAAAGAGCTAGACATAAAACAGGTATAGAGATACACCCAGGTGCTAAAATAGGTAAAAATTTCTTTATAGATCATGGCATGGGGGTAGTTATAGGAGAAACAGCTGAAGTTGGCAACAATGTAACTATATATCATGGAGTAACATTGGGAGGTATAGGAGATGATTCTAATGCAAAACGTCATCCAACGGTAGAAGATAATGTGATGATTGGTGCAGGAGCTAAAGTATTAGGACCTATAACCATAGGAAAAGGAGCTAAAATAGGAGCTAATGCAGTAGTTTTAAAAGATGTACCTCCTTATACCACTGTAGTAGGTGTACCAGGAAAAGTTGTAAAATCCAATAAAGAAGACAATCTTATGTATGTGATATAA
- the trpS gene encoding tryptophan--tRNA ligase, protein MEKKIVFSGVQPSGGLTIGNYIGAIKNWIDLQDKYDCYYSIVDLHAITVPQVPKDLRKNTLDLLAIYSACGLDPEKSTIFIQSHVPAHAELTWVLNTITYMGQLSRMTQFKEKSRKSKENLNAGLFTYPVLMAADILLYQTELVPVGEDQKQHLELARDLAERFNNRYSPTFKVPEPLIKEEGARIMSLQDPESKMSKSDENENGYILILDEPDAIRRKIKRAVTDSIGEIKYNDEQLGIKNLINIYSAFSGDSIEEIENRYKGVGYGKFKEDLAEVVIEGLMPIQKKYKEIINNKDYLEKVYREGAEKANYIANKTLRKVYKKVGFIQR, encoded by the coding sequence ATGGAGAAAAAAATAGTATTTAGTGGAGTTCAGCCCTCAGGGGGACTTACTATTGGAAATTATATAGGAGCTATTAAGAACTGGATAGATTTACAGGATAAATATGATTGTTATTATTCTATAGTTGATTTACATGCCATTACAGTTCCTCAAGTGCCAAAGGATTTGAGGAAAAATACATTAGATTTATTGGCTATTTACTCGGCATGTGGATTAGATCCAGAAAAATCCACTATATTTATTCAGTCTCATGTACCAGCTCATGCTGAGCTTACTTGGGTTCTTAATACTATAACATATATGGGACAGTTAAGTAGAATGACTCAATTTAAAGAAAAATCTAGAAAATCAAAGGAAAATCTAAATGCAGGGTTATTTACCTATCCAGTACTAATGGCAGCAGATATATTATTGTATCAAACGGAACTTGTACCTGTTGGAGAAGATCAAAAACAACATTTAGAATTAGCTAGAGATTTAGCAGAAAGATTTAACAATAGATATAGTCCTACATTTAAAGTACCAGAACCTTTGATAAAAGAAGAAGGAGCAAGAATAATGAGCCTTCAAGATCCAGAAAGCAAAATGTCCAAATCCGATGAAAATGAAAATGGATATATATTGATATTAGATGAACCAGATGCTATAAGAAGAAAAATAAAAAGAGCAGTAACTGATTCTATAGGAGAAATAAAGTATAATGATGAACAATTAGGTATTAAGAATTTGATAAATATTTATAGTGCATTTTCAGGAGATTCAATAGAAGAAATAGAGAATAGGTATAAAGGTGTTGGGTATGGTAAATTTAAAGAGGATTTAGCAGAAGTAGTTATAGAAGGATTGATGCCAATTCAAAAAAAATATAAAGAAATTATAAATAATAAGGATTACTTAGAAAAGGTATATAGAGAAGGTGCAGAGAAAGCTAATTATATAGCCAATAAAACTTTGAGAAAGGTATATAAAAAAGTGGGATTTATTCAAAGATAA
- a CDS encoding peptidoglycan-binding protein, protein MQIKKYLKCTAIAVTMSGILFATPILGQAVLGEQVLKDGMTHEDIKILQEHLIHLNYLELDNTTTYYGEQTTNAIKEFQKSQGLKADGIFGPDTYKALTKVMEIEPLKYNGILKEGMNSEDVKKLQKSLKFLGFLDIDECTTYFGQETKQALMDFQKIHNLKVDGIAGAETIRILNEALSGNKHRNKIASANRGSLSNQSLGQDIVSTAKKYIGTPHSSRNSNGFDCSGFTSYVYKQHGINISRSSAEQANDGEYVSKDDLEIGDLVIFNDTYKSGPSHTGIYIGDGNFIHASSSKGVIISDLNSDSYWSKRFYCGRRVL, encoded by the coding sequence ATGCAAATTAAAAAGTATTTAAAATGTACAGCTATAGCTGTTACTATGTCAGGAATACTATTTGCTACACCTATTTTAGGACAAGCTGTTCTAGGAGAACAAGTGCTAAAAGATGGTATGACACATGAAGATATAAAGATACTACAAGAACATTTAATTCATTTAAATTATCTAGAACTAGACAATACTACTACATATTATGGTGAACAAACTACTAATGCAATAAAAGAATTTCAAAAATCTCAAGGATTAAAAGCTGATGGTATATTTGGACCAGATACATATAAAGCTTTAACAAAAGTTATGGAAATTGAACCTCTAAAATATAATGGAATTTTAAAAGAAGGTATGAATAGTGAAGATGTGAAAAAATTACAAAAAAGTCTTAAATTCCTAGGATTTTTAGATATAGATGAATGTACTACATATTTTGGTCAAGAAACTAAACAGGCTCTTATGGACTTTCAAAAAATTCATAATTTAAAAGTAGACGGTATAGCTGGAGCAGAAACTATTCGTATTTTAAATGAAGCTTTATCAGGTAATAAGCATAGAAATAAAATTGCTTCTGCTAATAGAGGTAGCTTAAGTAATCAATCATTGGGACAAGATATTGTATCCACAGCTAAAAAATACATAGGAACCCCTCATTCTTCTAGAAATTCTAATGGATTTGATTGTTCCGGCTTCACTTCTTATGTATATAAGCAACACGGAATAAATATATCTCGTTCTTCTGCTGAACAAGCCAATGATGGCGAGTATGTAAGTAAAGATGATTTAGAAATTGGAGATTTAGTTATATTCAATGATACTTATAAATCAGGACCAAGTCATACTGGAATATACATAGGAGATGGCAATTTTATACACGCTAGTTCTTCGAAAGGGGTTATAATATCTGATTTAAACTCTGATTCCTATTGGAGTAAACGATTTTATTGCGGAAGAAGAGTACTTTAA
- a CDS encoding ABC transporter substrate-binding protein encodes MKKIIKIILLTLTVILLISTSLVGCKKNQLKKVRLIEVTHSLFYTPQYVAITQGFFEEEGLNIELINGKGADKCMAALLSKEADIAFMGPEASVYVYNQGKEDYAINFAQLTQKDGSFLVGREPDPDFTFDKLKDKEIIGGRKGGMPEMTLEYVLKKHGLTPGVDVIVRTDIQFDVMAGAFVGGEGDYVALFEPVASTLEKEGKGYVVASIGKEAGYIPYTCYSTTKSILEKDPEMIQSFTNAIYKGMLWVQNHSTEEIAKAIKSQFPDTDNEILIALIERYKEQDSWKPDLIITKEGLNHMMDIMELAGELDKRADYDKIVTTKFAKKAMESITK; translated from the coding sequence ATGAAAAAAATAATTAAGATAATTTTATTAACATTAACAGTAATTTTATTAATTAGTACCAGTTTAGTTGGCTGTAAAAAAAATCAACTTAAAAAAGTTCGACTTATTGAAGTTACCCATTCTTTATTCTACACTCCCCAATATGTAGCTATTACCCAGGGATTTTTTGAAGAAGAAGGTTTAAATATTGAACTTATTAATGGCAAAGGAGCAGATAAATGTATGGCTGCTCTACTAAGTAAAGAAGCAGATATTGCTTTTATGGGACCAGAAGCTTCTGTCTATGTATATAATCAAGGAAAAGAAGATTATGCAATAAATTTTGCTCAACTCACTCAAAAAGATGGTTCATTTTTAGTAGGTAGAGAACCTGATCCAGATTTTACATTTGACAAACTTAAAGATAAAGAAATTATTGGCGGACGAAAAGGCGGTATGCCTGAAATGACTCTAGAATATGTACTTAAAAAACATGGGCTTACTCCAGGAGTAGATGTAATTGTAAGAACAGATATTCAATTTGACGTAATGGCTGGAGCTTTTGTTGGTGGTGAAGGAGATTATGTCGCATTATTTGAACCTGTCGCTTCTACCTTAGAAAAGGAAGGAAAAGGGTATGTGGTAGCCTCTATAGGAAAAGAGGCAGGATATATACCTTATACATGCTACTCTACTACTAAAAGCATTTTAGAAAAAGATCCAGAAATGATTCAAAGTTTTACAAATGCTATATATAAAGGGATGCTTTGGGTACAAAACCACTCCACGGAAGAAATAGCAAAAGCCATAAAATCACAATTTCCTGATACAGATAATGAGATACTAATAGCATTAATAGAAAGATATAAGGAACAAGATAGTTGGAAACCTGATTTGATAATTACTAAAGAAGGTTTAAATCATATGATGGATATAATGGAATTAGCAGGAGAATTGGATAAAAGAGCAGATTATGATAAGATAGTAACCACCAAATTTGCTAAAAAGGCCATGGAAAGCATAACAAAATAG
- a CDS encoding valine--tRNA ligase: protein MENLPKTYDPKKFEYKLYKYWMDNDFFVTHVDENKEPFTIMMPPPNVTGNLHLGHALNNTIQDILIRWKRMEGYEALWLPGTDHASISTEAKVVEKLKSEGKTKEELGREGFLEEAWEWTRKYGGNINNQLKKLGVSCDWSRERFTLDEGLSNAVEETFIRLYNKGLIYRGDRIINWCPNCKTAISDAEVEHEETLGSIWYIRYPLKDEEGYITIATTRPETMLGDLAIAVNPKDERYKHLVGKKAILPLVNREIPIIEDEYVEMEFGTGAVKITPSHDPNDFEVGERHGLGQYIIMNEKAIINENGGKYKGLDRYEARKRIVEDLKKEGYLVEIKDHDISIGHCERCKTVVEPLISKQWFVKMEPLAKPALDVYKEGKLNFIPERFGKIYTHWLENIRDWCISRQLWWGHRLPVYYCEECDEIMVSREKPEKCNKCGSTKVYQDPDTLDTWFSSALWPFSTLGWPEETEDFKYFFPTDVLVTGYDIIFFWVIRMVFSSLELTGEVPFKDVFLTGLIRDSQGRKMSKSLGNGIDPIEVIEEYGADALRFTLVTGNTPGNDMRFYMERVEASRNFANKLWNATRFVLMNFDENVIDKELDLNSLEEEDKWILSRMNTVVAEVTENLEKYEIGLSAKKIYDFIWDEYCDWYIEIVKPRLYGDNVKSKETAQIVLLQVLENVLKLLHPFMPFITEEIWQHLPGRDKALIISSWPDYNDKYNYPEAENRMIYIMNAIKGIRNARQEMNIAPSKKAKTIFVTQDKDIEDILNYGKRYFVNLASAGEIEIIKDKGNLGEGNISVVLDRCEVYIPLKGLIDIDKEIERLEKEKEKLEGELKRVRGKLSNEGFVTKAPAHVVEEEREKQKKYENMMEKVLERLKALRSNK, encoded by the coding sequence ATGGAAAATTTACCCAAAACATATGATCCTAAGAAGTTTGAATATAAGCTATACAAATATTGGATGGATAATGATTTTTTTGTGACCCATGTAGACGAAAACAAAGAACCTTTTACTATAATGATGCCCCCTCCAAATGTTACTGGGAATTTACATTTAGGTCATGCATTAAATAATACTATACAGGATATACTTATACGTTGGAAGAGGATGGAAGGATATGAAGCTTTATGGTTACCTGGAACGGACCATGCTAGCATATCTACTGAAGCTAAAGTAGTTGAAAAACTTAAATCAGAAGGAAAAACTAAAGAAGAATTAGGAAGGGAAGGCTTTTTAGAAGAAGCTTGGGAATGGACTAGAAAATATGGTGGTAATATAAACAACCAATTAAAAAAATTAGGAGTTTCTTGTGATTGGAGTAGAGAGAGATTCACATTAGATGAAGGTTTAAGTAATGCTGTAGAAGAGACTTTTATTAGATTATATAATAAGGGTTTAATCTATAGAGGAGATAGAATAATAAATTGGTGTCCAAATTGTAAAACTGCTATTTCAGATGCGGAAGTAGAACATGAAGAGACCCTAGGAAGTATTTGGTATATTAGATATCCATTAAAAGATGAGGAAGGGTATATAACTATAGCAACAACTAGACCGGAGACTATGTTGGGGGATTTAGCTATTGCAGTAAATCCTAAGGATGAAAGATATAAACATTTGGTAGGAAAAAAAGCTATTTTACCATTGGTAAATAGAGAGATTCCCATAATTGAAGATGAGTATGTAGAGATGGAATTTGGTACTGGTGCAGTAAAAATTACCCCATCCCATGACCCTAATGATTTTGAAGTTGGAGAAAGACATGGATTAGGTCAATATATAATTATGAATGAAAAAGCTATTATAAATGAAAATGGTGGTAAATATAAAGGATTAGATAGATATGAAGCAAGAAAAAGAATAGTTGAAGATTTAAAGAAAGAAGGCTATTTAGTAGAAATTAAAGATCATGATATTAGCATAGGTCATTGTGAAAGATGTAAAACTGTGGTAGAGCCTCTTATATCTAAACAGTGGTTTGTAAAGATGGAACCTTTAGCTAAGCCAGCATTAGATGTATACAAAGAAGGGAAATTAAATTTTATACCTGAAAGATTTGGCAAGATATATACTCATTGGCTTGAAAATATTAGGGATTGGTGTATTTCTAGGCAATTATGGTGGGGACATAGATTACCAGTATATTATTGTGAAGAATGTGATGAAATAATGGTTTCAAGGGAAAAACCAGAAAAATGTAATAAATGTGGAAGTACTAAAGTATATCAAGATCCAGATACACTAGATACTTGGTTTTCATCTGCTCTATGGCCTTTTTCTACACTAGGATGGCCAGAGGAAACGGAAGATTTTAAGTATTTCTTTCCTACAGATGTACTAGTTACTGGATATGATATTATATTCTTTTGGGTAATAAGGATGGTATTTTCAAGCCTGGAATTAACTGGAGAAGTGCCTTTTAAGGATGTATTCTTAACTGGACTAATAAGGGATTCGCAAGGTAGAAAGATGAGTAAATCTTTAGGAAATGGAATCGATCCTATTGAGGTAATAGAGGAATATGGAGCGGATGCGTTGAGATTTACACTGGTTACAGGCAATACTCCTGGTAACGATATGAGATTTTATATGGAAAGGGTAGAGGCAAGTAGAAATTTTGCAAATAAATTATGGAATGCTACTAGATTTGTGTTGATGAATTTTGATGAGAACGTAATAGATAAAGAATTAGACTTAAATTCTTTAGAAGAAGAGGATAAATGGATACTTTCTAGAATGAATACTGTAGTTGCCGAAGTAACGGAAAATCTTGAAAAATACGAAATAGGACTATCAGCTAAAAAAATATATGATTTTATATGGGATGAATATTGTGACTGGTATATTGAAATTGTAAAACCTAGGTTATATGGAGATAATGTAAAAAGCAAAGAGACTGCACAAATTGTACTTTTACAAGTGTTGGAAAACGTATTAAAATTACTGCATCCATTTATGCCTTTTATAACTGAAGAAATATGGCAGCATTTACCTGGAAGAGATAAAGCATTAATTATTAGCTCTTGGCCTGATTATAATGATAAGTATAATTATCCAGAAGCAGAAAATAGGATGATTTATATAATGAATGCTATAAAGGGTATTAGAAATGCACGGCAGGAGATGAATATAGCTCCTTCTAAAAAAGCTAAAACTATATTTGTTACTCAAGATAAGGATATTGAGGATATTTTAAATTATGGTAAAAGATATTTTGTAAATTTAGCTAGTGCTGGAGAGATTGAAATTATTAAAGATAAGGGTAATTTAGGAGAAGGTAATATTTCAGTTGTATTGGATAGATGTGAAGTATATATTCCATTAAAGGGGCTGATAGATATTGACAAAGAAATTGAAAGATTAGAGAAAGAAAAAGAAAAATTAGAAGGAGAATTGAAAAGAGTTAGAGGAAAGCTTTCTAATGAAGGATTTGTTACTAAAGCTCCGGCGCATGTAGTAGAAGAGGAAAGAGAAAAACAGAAAAAATATGAAAACATGATGGAAAAAGTATTAGAAAGACTTAAAGCTTTAAGATCCAATAAATAA